TTTCTCGCGGCCGTGTACTTCTCTTGTTGGTGTTGGGCTTGTTCGTCCTGGGGCCTGCGTGCTCTGCCAGCGGTGGTGACGCCGCGACGACAAACCCCAAGAAAGACGGCGGTGGCGCCACTGGCGGAGGAGGAGGCATCGGCGGAACCGGCGGCGCGGACGGGGGCAACACCGACGGCTCGGCCGGAGACGGCTCCACCTGCACACCCGAAGAAGAGGTGTGCGACGGCAAGGACAACGACTGCAACGGCGTCATCGACGACAACGCCACCGACGCCATCACCTGGTACGAGGACAAAGACGGGGACGGCTGGGGCATCTCCGGCGTCACCAAGGTGAGCTGCACGCAGCCCACGGGCTACGCAGAGGAGCAGGTGAACGGCTTCGACTGCAACGACGACGACCCCAAGTTCCACCCGGGTGCCCCCGAGACGGATTGCTCGGATCCCAACGACTACAACTGCGACGGAAGCGTCGGGTTCACGGACGCGGATCAGGACGGCTCCCCGGCGTGTCAGGACTGCGACGACAAGGACAAGGACTCCTACCCCGGCGCCACGGAGATATGCGACGGCAAGGACAACGACTGCAACGGCTCCGCCGACGCCCCTGGTGGTGAGGACGACGTCGACAAGGACGGCAGCTTCTCTTGCGAGGACTGCGACGACAACGACGGACAGAACTTCCCCGGCAACACCGAGAAGTGCGACGGCCAGGACAACGACTGCAACGGCCAGGCGGATGCCGCCGGCGGTGAGTTCGACAAGGACGGGGACGGCAGCTACTCGTGTGCCGACTGCGACGACAACGACAAGAACAACTTCCCCGGCAATACCGAGAAGTGCGACGGCAAGGACAACGACTGCAACGGCGTGGCCGACGCCCCCGGCGGCGAAGCGGACGCCGACGGGGACGGCAGCTACTCCTGCGCCGACTGTGACGACAACAACCCGAACAACTACCCGGGCAACACCGAGAAGTGCGACGGCGTCGACAACAACTGCAACGGTATTCCGGATGCCGACCCCAAGCACGAGATCGACGGGGACGCGGACGGCAGCCTGTCTTGCGTAGATTGCGACGACAACGACAAGGACCGCTACCCGGGTAATCCCGAGAAGTGCGACGGCAAGGACAACGACTGCAACGGCCTGGCGGACGCCCCGGGAGGCGAGACCGACAAGGACAACGACGGCAGCCTCTCCTGCGTGGATTGCAACGACAACGACGGCCAGAACTTCCCCGGCAACACCGAGAAGTGCGACGGCAAGGACAACAACTGCAACGGCGTGGCCGACGCGGATCCCAAGCACGAGATCGACGCTGACAACGACGGCAGCCTGTCTTGCGCCGACTGCAACGACAACGACGGCCAGAACTTCCCCGGCAACACCGAGAAGTGCGACGGCAAGGACAACAACTGCAACGGCCTAGCGGACTACCCCGGTGGCGAGGTCGACAACGACGGTGACGGCAAGTACTCCTGCGTCGACTGCAACGACAACGACCCGCAGGTGTACCCCGGCAACACCGAGAAATGCGACGGCAAGGACAACGACTGCAACCCGGCCACCTGGGCCAGCGGCGGGGAAAACGACAACGATGGCGACGGCAGCCTCTCCTGCGCGGACTGCAACGACAACGATCCGCAGAACTATCCGGGCAACAGCGAGAAGTGCGACGGCAAGGACAACAACTGCAACGTCATCATCGACCAGGCCGAAGTACCGGTGAACATCCTGTGCCCCACGCCTCCGCACGCCACCAGCGCGGTGTGCAACGGCGGACTGGGCTGCGGCGTTGGCAACAACTGCGCCGCCAACTGGTACGACCTGGACGGCACCTTCTCCAACGGCTGCGAGTGCCAGGCGCAGCCTTCACCAGTCAACACCGGCTCGGTGTGCAGCTCCGCCATCAACATCGGCACCTTGTCGGACGTCGCTCAGACCACCGTCACCGTGAACGGCAACGCTCCGGTCTCCGGACGTGACATCTGGTACACCTTCAACGCCACGGACGACACCGACACGAACGGCGACGAGTACCACATGGACGTGCGGTTCTTGACGAACCCCGGCAACACCTACCGCATGGACGTGTACCGCGGTGGCTGCTCCGGCAGCG
This window of the Polyangiaceae bacterium genome carries:
- a CDS encoding putative metal-binding motif-containing protein codes for the protein MGHAMISRGRVLLLLVLGLFVLGPACSASGGDAATTNPKKDGGGATGGGGGIGGTGGADGGNTDGSAGDGSTCTPEEEVCDGKDNDCNGVIDDNATDAITWYEDKDGDGWGISGVTKVSCTQPTGYAEEQVNGFDCNDDDPKFHPGAPETDCSDPNDYNCDGSVGFTDADQDGSPACQDCDDKDKDSYPGATEICDGKDNDCNGSADAPGGEDDVDKDGSFSCEDCDDNDGQNFPGNTEKCDGQDNDCNGQADAAGGEFDKDGDGSYSCADCDDNDKNNFPGNTEKCDGKDNDCNGVADAPGGEADADGDGSYSCADCDDNNPNNYPGNTEKCDGVDNNCNGIPDADPKHEIDGDADGSLSCVDCDDNDKDRYPGNPEKCDGKDNDCNGLADAPGGETDKDNDGSLSCVDCNDNDGQNFPGNTEKCDGKDNNCNGVADADPKHEIDADNDGSLSCADCNDNDGQNFPGNTEKCDGKDNNCNGLADYPGGEVDNDGDGKYSCVDCNDNDPQVYPGNTEKCDGKDNDCNPATWASGGENDNDGDGSLSCADCNDNDPQNYPGNSEKCDGKDNNCNVIIDQAEVPVNILCPTPPHATSAVCNGGLGCGVGNNCAANWYDLDGTFSNGCECQAQPSPVNTGSVCSSAINIGTLSDVAQTTVTVNGNAPVSGRDIWYTFNATDDTDTNGDEYHMDVRFLTNPGNTYRMDVYRGGCSGSGGIQIASAESSITDWKTDFNRTSTGCSGITPCGEGNCHPASNPSSSWNFCNNNTSTFYVRIYNVGAPTCSAYSLQLSNGKY